From one Triticum urartu cultivar G1812 chromosome 3, Tu2.1, whole genome shotgun sequence genomic stretch:
- the LOC125544576 gene encoding pentatricopeptide repeat-containing protein At1g30610, chloroplastic-like isoform X2, with the protein MAAVPPNASMGLLNLGGCGVLLPSLQPNSSAGQCFLVPRRDVSASPLSWVLVRRGRFLDAGFRAAGALASGEAGAGSSELRHIEKELTFSPTFTDYVKMMESVKLDRSKSLQGGDSDGRSSRRRFTGDGDASAGRRQDRESVDPRKKSFERNRGAQRDRGGDQGRGERLATNDSAEEFTGLVGKGMVGDVKNSSDGQRKVEEYVQRRIVRGERSRIGDSTDTDDRKQFPSASYVKTRDNKGGVVVHESAGNRNAQSNARKDLQGRATSVVSRTSVTRDSSVILRNTRSTNARSNIQEHDFKYPREGKVSSSEVNAGSKFQRYQQRTENSRRNLVGSFRDNNVDYSKPIVSKRYGHTQTVSENYGHRSDSLERGKPETMRMHRGENVQQGKFVRRDSKAVIDDRAAFKTFEAFTDVRNRPRALQMEIEERIQKLASRLNATDVNTPEWKFSKMIHDAQIKFTDHSILRIVQILGRYGNWKRVLQVVEWLQSRERFKSYKSRYIYTTVLDVLGKAKRPFEALNVFYTMLDQLSSYPDIAAYHCIAVTLGQAGLVKELFDVIDCMRSPPRKKFMVGPVQNWDPRLEPDLIVYNAVLNACVQQKQWEGTFWVLQQLKEKNIRPTNTTYGLVMEVMLVCGKYNLVYEVFDRVKQKSIPGALNYKVLVNALWREGKIDEAVMAVKDMENRGIVGSASLYYDLARCLCSGGRCKEALLQEQLLEDVWDYLCHSGRVPPAAMIMERFCLKLRQGHTTAALSCISSFEESKIGSVSSKSWSNLLNRNADLLEEESVAKLVHELDDFSRPGSSCHSSYENVLSSCTEFLRGSGGKAPSDGRMPFCNS; encoded by the exons ATGGCGGCGGTGCCGCCAAACGCGAGCATGGGGCTGCTCAATCTGGGCGGGTGCGGGGTTTTGCTCCCCTCCCTGCAGCCTAATTCGAGCGCCGGTCAGTGCTTTTTGGTCCCGAGGAGGGACGTCTCCGCGTCGCCGTTGAGCTGGGTTTTGGTCAGACGAGGCAGGTTTCTTGATGCCGGGTTCCGGGCCGCGGGTGCCCTGGCTAGCGGCGAGGCCGGCGCCGGTTCGTCAGAGTTGCGGCACATCGAGAAGGAGCTCACTTTTAGCCCCACATTCACCGACTATGTGAAGATGATGGAGTCGGTGAAGTTGGACAGGAGCAAGAGTTTGCAGGGAGGCGATTCGGATGGCCGGAGTTCCAGGAGGAGGTTCACGGGCGATGGCGATGCATCAGCTGGTCGACGACAGGATAGAGAGTCAGTTGATCCAAGGAAGAAGTCATTTGAGAGGAATAGAGGGGCTCAAAGGGACAGAGGGGGTGACCAAGGCAGGGGTGAGAGGCTAGCGACGAATGACAGCGCAGAAGAATTTACTGGATTGGTGGGAAAAGGAATGGTGGGTGATGTTAAAAATAGCAGTGATGGTCAGAGGAAAGTTGAAGAATATGTACAGAGAAGAATAGTTCGAGGCGAACGAAGCAGAATTGGGGACAGTACTGATACTGACGACCGCAAGCAGTTTCCATCAGCATCATATGTGAAGACTAGAGATAATAAAGGTGGTGTGGTTGTTCATGAATCAGCAGGGAACAGAAATGCCCAGTCAAATGCACGGAAGGATTTACAAGGACGGGCAACTTCTGTTGTAAGCCGTACTTCTGTGACTCGGGATAGCAGCGTTATATTGAGGAACACCAGGTCTACCAATGCAAGAAGTAATATACAGGAGCATGACTTCAAATATCCTAGAGAGGGAAAAGTTTCCAGTAGCGAGGTCAATGCTGGCAGTAAATTTCAAAGATACCAGCAAAGAACAGAGAATTCAAGAAGAAATCTTGTAGGTAGTTTTAGAGATAATAATGTGGACTATAGCAAACCTATTGTAAGCAAAAGATACGGCCATACACAAACAGTGTCCGAGAACTATGGTCATCGGAGTGATAGTCTGGAGCGTGGAAAACCTGAAACAATGCGAATGCACAGAGGAGAAAATGTTCAACAGGGGAAGTTTGTTAGAAGAGATTCAAAAGCTGTTATTGATGATAGGGCTGCTTTCAAGACTTTTGAGGCATTCACTGATGTCAGGAACAGGCCACGGGCTCTTCAAATGGAAATAGAAGAAAGGATTCAGAAATTAGCTAGTCG GCTCAATGCTACAGATGTAAATACTCCAGAGTGGAAATTCTCCAAGATGATTCATGATGCACAGATCAAATTCACTGATCACTCTATCCTAAGGATTGTTCAAATATTGGGTCGATATGGAAACTGGAAACGTGTTCTGCAAGTTGTTGAATGGCTTCAATCACGTGAAAGATTCAAGTCCTACAAGAGCAG GTATATTTATACAACAGTCCTTGATGTTCTTGGGAAGGCAAAGAGACCTTTCGAGGCACTGAATGTATTTTACACCATGCTG GACCAATTATCTTCTTATCCTGACATTGCAGCTTATCATTGTATTGCTGTGACTCTCGGGCAAGCTGGTCTTGTGAAAGAACTATTTGATGTGATTGATTGCATGCGTTCCCCTCCTAGGAAGAAGTTTATGGTGGGTCCTGTTCAGAATTGGGATCCTCGGTTGGAACCAGACCTCATCGTATACAATGCG GTTTTGAATGCTTGCGTTCAACAAAAGCAGTGGGAAGGGACATTCTGGGTACTGCAACAGTTGAAAGAGAAGAATATTCGCCCAACTAATACAACATATGGTCTTGTAATGGAG GTAATGCTTGTTTGTGGCAAGTATAACTTGGTGTATGAGGTCTTCGACAGGGTGAAGCAAAAATCAATACCTGGTGCACTGAACTATAAAG TTCTCGTAAATGCACTCTGGAGAGAAGGAAAGATCGATGAAGCAGTCATGGCCGTGAAGGATATGGAAAATCGTGGAATTGTTGGTTCGGCTAGTCTCTATTATGACCTTGCTCGGTGCCTTTGCAGTGGAGGGCGGTGCAAAGAAGCACTTCTCCAG GAGCAGCTGCTGGAAGACGTATGGGACTACCTGTGTCACAGTGGTCGGGTTCCACCGGCTGCCATGATAATGGAAAGATTCTGCCTAAAACTGAGACAAGGCCATACGACGGCAGCACTCTCCTGCATCAGCAGCTTTGAGGAGAGCAAGATAGGCAGCGTTTCCTCCAAGTCGTGGTCGAATCTTCTGAACCGGAACGCGGACCTCCTCGAGGAGGAGAGCGTCGCCAAGCTTGTCCATGAACTCGATGACTTCTCAAGGCCAGGGAGTTCCTGCCATTCCTCGTACGAAAATGTTCTGAGCAGCTGTACAGAATTCCTTCGTGGTTCTGGTGGAAAGGCGCCTTCTGATGGACGGATGCCTTTCTGTAATTCTTGA
- the LOC125544576 gene encoding pentatricopeptide repeat-containing protein At1g30610, chloroplastic-like isoform X1, with translation MAAVPPNASMGLLNLGGCGVLLPSLQPNSSAGQCFLVPRRDVSASPLSWVLVRRGRFLDAGFRAAGALASGEAGAGSSELRHIEKELTFSPTFTDYVKMMESVKLDRSKSLQGGDSDGRSSRRRFTGDGDASAGRRQDRESVDPRKKSFERNRGAQRDRGGDQGRGERLATNDSAEEFTGLVGKGMVGDVKNSSDGQRKVEEYVQRRIVRGERSRIGDSTDTDDRKQFPSASYVKTRDNKGGVVVHESAGNRNAQSNARKDLQGRATSVVSRTSVTRDSSVILRNTRSTNARSNIQEHDFKYPREGKVSSSEVNAGSKFQRYQQRTENSRRNLVGSFRDNNVDYSKPIVSKRYGHTQTVSENYGHRSDSLERGKPETMRMHRGENVQQGKFVRRDSKAVIDDRAAFKTFEAFTDVRNRPRALQMEIEERIQKLASRLNATDVNTPEWKFSKMIHDAQIKFTDHSILRIVQILGRYGNWKRVLQVVEWLQSRERFKSYKSRYIYTTVLDVLGKAKRPFEALNVFYTMLDQLSSYPDIAAYHCIAVTLGQAGLVKELFDVIDCMRSPPRKKFMVGPVQNWDPRLEPDLIVYNAVLNACVQQKQWEGTFWVLQQLKEKNIRPTNTTYGLVMEVMLVCGKYNLVYEVFDRVKQKSIPGALNYKVLVNALWREGKIDEAVMAVKDMENRGIVGSASLYYDLARCLCSGGRCKEALLQVEKICKVANKPLVVTYTGLIQTCIDSGSIENAKYIFKEMCNYCSPNNVTCNIMLKSYIDHGMFEDAKDLLENILNGRIRSKADLGEQAIADKFTFNTFLDACAEAKKWNDFEYAFRKMLSSGYHFDERRHLRMVLDAYRSGKEQLLEDVWDYLCHSGRVPPAAMIMERFCLKLRQGHTTAALSCISSFEESKIGSVSSKSWSNLLNRNADLLEEESVAKLVHELDDFSRPGSSCHSSYENVLSSCTEFLRGSGGKAPSDGRMPFCNS, from the exons ATGGCGGCGGTGCCGCCAAACGCGAGCATGGGGCTGCTCAATCTGGGCGGGTGCGGGGTTTTGCTCCCCTCCCTGCAGCCTAATTCGAGCGCCGGTCAGTGCTTTTTGGTCCCGAGGAGGGACGTCTCCGCGTCGCCGTTGAGCTGGGTTTTGGTCAGACGAGGCAGGTTTCTTGATGCCGGGTTCCGGGCCGCGGGTGCCCTGGCTAGCGGCGAGGCCGGCGCCGGTTCGTCAGAGTTGCGGCACATCGAGAAGGAGCTCACTTTTAGCCCCACATTCACCGACTATGTGAAGATGATGGAGTCGGTGAAGTTGGACAGGAGCAAGAGTTTGCAGGGAGGCGATTCGGATGGCCGGAGTTCCAGGAGGAGGTTCACGGGCGATGGCGATGCATCAGCTGGTCGACGACAGGATAGAGAGTCAGTTGATCCAAGGAAGAAGTCATTTGAGAGGAATAGAGGGGCTCAAAGGGACAGAGGGGGTGACCAAGGCAGGGGTGAGAGGCTAGCGACGAATGACAGCGCAGAAGAATTTACTGGATTGGTGGGAAAAGGAATGGTGGGTGATGTTAAAAATAGCAGTGATGGTCAGAGGAAAGTTGAAGAATATGTACAGAGAAGAATAGTTCGAGGCGAACGAAGCAGAATTGGGGACAGTACTGATACTGACGACCGCAAGCAGTTTCCATCAGCATCATATGTGAAGACTAGAGATAATAAAGGTGGTGTGGTTGTTCATGAATCAGCAGGGAACAGAAATGCCCAGTCAAATGCACGGAAGGATTTACAAGGACGGGCAACTTCTGTTGTAAGCCGTACTTCTGTGACTCGGGATAGCAGCGTTATATTGAGGAACACCAGGTCTACCAATGCAAGAAGTAATATACAGGAGCATGACTTCAAATATCCTAGAGAGGGAAAAGTTTCCAGTAGCGAGGTCAATGCTGGCAGTAAATTTCAAAGATACCAGCAAAGAACAGAGAATTCAAGAAGAAATCTTGTAGGTAGTTTTAGAGATAATAATGTGGACTATAGCAAACCTATTGTAAGCAAAAGATACGGCCATACACAAACAGTGTCCGAGAACTATGGTCATCGGAGTGATAGTCTGGAGCGTGGAAAACCTGAAACAATGCGAATGCACAGAGGAGAAAATGTTCAACAGGGGAAGTTTGTTAGAAGAGATTCAAAAGCTGTTATTGATGATAGGGCTGCTTTCAAGACTTTTGAGGCATTCACTGATGTCAGGAACAGGCCACGGGCTCTTCAAATGGAAATAGAAGAAAGGATTCAGAAATTAGCTAGTCG GCTCAATGCTACAGATGTAAATACTCCAGAGTGGAAATTCTCCAAGATGATTCATGATGCACAGATCAAATTCACTGATCACTCTATCCTAAGGATTGTTCAAATATTGGGTCGATATGGAAACTGGAAACGTGTTCTGCAAGTTGTTGAATGGCTTCAATCACGTGAAAGATTCAAGTCCTACAAGAGCAG GTATATTTATACAACAGTCCTTGATGTTCTTGGGAAGGCAAAGAGACCTTTCGAGGCACTGAATGTATTTTACACCATGCTG GACCAATTATCTTCTTATCCTGACATTGCAGCTTATCATTGTATTGCTGTGACTCTCGGGCAAGCTGGTCTTGTGAAAGAACTATTTGATGTGATTGATTGCATGCGTTCCCCTCCTAGGAAGAAGTTTATGGTGGGTCCTGTTCAGAATTGGGATCCTCGGTTGGAACCAGACCTCATCGTATACAATGCG GTTTTGAATGCTTGCGTTCAACAAAAGCAGTGGGAAGGGACATTCTGGGTACTGCAACAGTTGAAAGAGAAGAATATTCGCCCAACTAATACAACATATGGTCTTGTAATGGAG GTAATGCTTGTTTGTGGCAAGTATAACTTGGTGTATGAGGTCTTCGACAGGGTGAAGCAAAAATCAATACCTGGTGCACTGAACTATAAAG TTCTCGTAAATGCACTCTGGAGAGAAGGAAAGATCGATGAAGCAGTCATGGCCGTGAAGGATATGGAAAATCGTGGAATTGTTGGTTCGGCTAGTCTCTATTATGACCTTGCTCGGTGCCTTTGCAGTGGAGGGCGGTGCAAAGAAGCACTTCTCCAG GTTGAGAAGATATGCAAGGTTGCGAACAAACCGCTGGTTGTTACCTACACAGGACTTATTCAAACTTGCATAGATAGTGGAAGCATAGAAAATGCTAAATACATATTTAAAGAAATGTGCAACTACTGCTCACCTAATAATGTGACTTGCAACATTATGCTAAAGTCATACATAGATCATGGAATGTTTGAAGACGCAAAAGATCTGCTGGAGAATATTCTAAATGGCAGGATAAGGAGTAAAGCGGATTTGGGTGAACAAGCAATTGCAGACAAGTTTACTTTCAATACTTTCTTGGATGCTTGTGCTGAAGCAAAAAAGTGGAATGACTTCGAGTACGCATTTCGCAAAATGTTATCTAGCGGCTACCATTTTGACGAACGAAGGCACCTACGTATGGTACTTGATGCCTATAGGAGCGGGAAG GAGCAGCTGCTGGAAGACGTATGGGACTACCTGTGTCACAGTGGTCGGGTTCCACCGGCTGCCATGATAATGGAAAGATTCTGCCTAAAACTGAGACAAGGCCATACGACGGCAGCACTCTCCTGCATCAGCAGCTTTGAGGAGAGCAAGATAGGCAGCGTTTCCTCCAAGTCGTGGTCGAATCTTCTGAACCGGAACGCGGACCTCCTCGAGGAGGAGAGCGTCGCCAAGCTTGTCCATGAACTCGATGACTTCTCAAGGCCAGGGAGTTCCTGCCATTCCTCGTACGAAAATGTTCTGAGCAGCTGTACAGAATTCCTTCGTGGTTCTGGTGGAAAGGCGCCTTCTGATGGACGGATGCCTTTCTGTAATTCTTGA